gggatataatcatacaggtcacagcagcctcacttactcatagacaccctgcacccctaacactcacagcacacaaacacacactgcacccctgacactcacagcacacacacactgcactcctgacactcacagcaccctcacacactgcacccctaacgctcacagcaccctcactcacacacacactgcacctctgacactcacagcacacacacaatgcactcctgacactctcagcaccctcacacacactgcacccctaacactcacagcaccttcactcacacacacacacgcactgcacccctgacactcacatgcacacactgcaccctcacacacagcttcctcacacgcacatagcaccctgatgtaaacacatcacacacacagcaccctcacgcaaacacagcacccatcactcacacacacactacacccctcacacacacacacacacacacacacacacacacacacacacacacacacacacacacacacacacacacactgcacaatatgctttcctagcatttttgtctcctggtatcccaactatggagacaccagatacaaatttaaagcaaacacaatgcaagcatgttattaaatttgcttgcgctgtgcagaacaaatacagggtctttttctcatgccagagctcttcagcagagctctgcgcatggtctaccctggaagagcattgaaccaacatgctcactttgtgatggggcgtgcttgtcattggtgatgacaaaacacaccctatctggccccgccccctttttagtgggctgctgtaattaaaaaatgcccaggccgaattttcttaccagtccggccctgctggtgattatagtgtccgtttaagctTTAATTTGCACAATCCTACCCATAATTCTCAAATACTGTTCTCTGTGAAATCTTAAAAGCGGGTGGATATGTACTTGGCTATTTGTCTTTAAAGACCCTACTCCCACATAGAATGTTCTAATTATTAAGTGACATCAGGGCTCTGTGTTGATAATCAGGACATTCATTCCTTGTTAACATAAGATCTGCATGGACTGATGGTAGAATGTCATTGGTCATTAAGGGATTAATACTGCTATTAACAAGGTATTAATGGGAGAGCAAACATACCTTAGTCTTCATATTCCTGGAGGGCAAAAATAGGGAATGAAGAAAAAAGTGCTCTGTGCAGTGTAAAGGCGCTTAATGTGCAGCAGCTCAACACACTTGtaaaatatttacacaaatagATATATCAAAGAAGATATACACTCTGTATATCACCAGGAGTGGGAGAATAGTGTCACTTGggattgtagttcagcaacatctggggggccggagtttgaggacccctgctctacacTGTACTCAGGCTTTTAATAATTTTCAATACATGGAAATAAACAATGCAACTATGAAAATGTGTGTGCATAATTCAGGTCATGTCACTGTGTCTGAGACCTATATGGATTTGCACATATATGTATACGTAGCAATCCTCAAATATAGTGGCAAAGGTCATTAAGGGATTAATACTGCTATTAACAAGGTATTAATGGGAGAGCAAACATACCTTAGTCTTCATATTCCTGGAGGGCAAAAATAGGGAATGAAGAAAAAAGTGCTCTGTGCAGTGTAAAGGCGCTTAATGTGCAGCAGCTCAACACACTTGtaaaatatttacacaaatagATATATCAAAGAAGATATACACTCTGTATATCACCAGGAGTGGGAGAATAGTGTCACTTGACCTCCCTAATAAACAATAGGGTAAGAAATCTCTTAGCGCTCCACTGAATGAGTCTTTCTTTGGTGGCGTGTTCCACCGGGTTCACTTCTTTGATACAAAAATACGGAATGCTTAAGGGCCCTTCagtcccttaaggaccaaacttctggaataaaagggaatcatgacatgtcacacatgtcatgtgtccttaaggggttaagggacattTAAATAACAACTTTTTTTCGTAAGTATGGTGGTGTTATGAACCTATGGGCAATGTCCTGTACATTGACGATTTCTCACTACCAAGTCtgacaaaattatatttaaaatttgGAGGATTATGTAcatatgaggtttttttttttattcttattgtgtTTTTCTGAGTGGTGAGAAATCTACATTGAGCTGATATATACAAAAGGTCTCTGTAGGTCTCTGTAGGTTTTGTCTCTGTAGCTGGCTAGTGAAAACCTTTCCATTTTTTTGGCAATTACATTTTGTCCCATTGGTGCTACAATGCAGGATCCATTCCTGTTcggaaaactatagtgtcaggaataccttAGGTGTGAATACATAGAAAAtattaaagcaaataaataagAAACCATTCACTAAACAAAACCTGCATTAagtgctgttattattatttagcttttcatGAATCATTCTTTTAGCATTGTGACCCTCCGTGAATTCAGCAAAGTTCAAATTGGCTGTTTtgtaaaacaccataaaagcATTGTATTCATTACCACTACACAGCAATGAGTAGCGATGTGACCCTCtataccaggggtcctcaaactctggccccccagatgttactgaactacaactcccatgattctttgaatttcatagatagccagagaatcatggggattgtagttcagcaacatctggggggccggagtttgaggacccctgctctacacTGTACTCAGGCTTTTAATAATTTTCAATACATGGAAATAAACAATGCAACTATGAAAATGTGTGTGCATAATTCAGGTCATGTCACTGTGTCTGAGACCTATATGGATTTGCACATATATGTATACGTAGCAATCCTCAAATATAGTGGCAAAGTGCAACACCCTGGAAAGGAAACATTTGAGTAAaagcttctttttttattttttttattcctgtgtgGTAATATAAACACGTTTTTTGCAACTATGAATGACGCCTTCTAACAACCAGAGATGCACAAGATATGCGAAGCTGAGCAACTACACATTGTGCAAGCTGATAAATAGTATATCACATCTTTACAGTGGCATGAGTATTGCTGAGCCCTTCCATAAAGGGCTTTTAGTACAGTCCTGTCTTTTTGTGCTGTATCTAAAGGATTCGCCTGGGGTGCCATCAGAGAAGCATCACTATGATACAGATAAGCAACAGACATATGAGAATCAAAGAGAAATTGATAAAGAGCTCCTGAAGATTTTGACGGGTCTGTGGATTGACCTCAATGTTTGAGGCTCTCCTCATGGCCGAGCGGGTTATGTGCTGGACTTTATCCATGGCTACCGTAGGAGAGTGGTGCAGATTATAGAAGAAGTGCAGAAAGAGGAGATAGAGGTGTCCGTGCGCAGAGTGAGAAAAAGGACCTTACTCTTCTGCCTTACTTTAGAGATCCCTTTGTGGAAGCTGAGTGATGAGGAGAGTGAAGAGTTAGAGAAAGAAATAGTTCAAGTGAAACATGCAAACTAAGCAGTGCTCCTTTAATAAGCAGTGAATCAAGTGTAGCAAACCACCCAGCAACAAGCCCTATAAATTCAATATAGTAAACTTAATCAGTTCGCTGTTCTAATTAACAATACAATCAACCACAAGGCACACATTGTTATAATCCCGTTACTAATAGAACTGAATGAGAGGTGGGAACAAGCTAGAGCAGTGCTGGCCAATATTCCGTCTTAAGGTGCTTTGCTGCAACCGCCACTAAAAAGAGGTTTAGCCCAAATTATAAGATTATTT
This region of Pelobates fuscus isolate aPelFus1 chromosome 2, aPelFus1.pri, whole genome shotgun sequence genomic DNA includes:
- the PLN gene encoding cardiac phospholamban → MDKVQHITRSAMRRASNIEVNPQTRQNLQELFINFSLILICLLLICIIVMLL